Proteins encoded by one window of Kribbella italica:
- a CDS encoding GAF and ANTAR domain-containing protein gives MNDEFAQELARMAQVLHEQPDVEQTAERFLEFVLPRIGTVHASLLLAHRGGRLESATATDALVEEADRVQIETGEGPGFSVVADEKSVVSGDLPGDLRWPRWSEGIAGVGLRSVLSVRLRTPTTTVGVLNLYDPATERFGPNDDVIAQVFADHAAVAVSNARSESTLWQAIDARKLIGQAQGILMERFDLTDEQAFAVLRRYSQDNNVKLRDVAQRLIETRRLS, from the coding sequence GTGAACGACGAGTTCGCCCAGGAGCTGGCCCGGATGGCCCAGGTCCTGCACGAGCAGCCCGATGTGGAACAGACCGCCGAACGGTTCCTCGAGTTCGTGCTGCCCCGGATCGGCACCGTGCACGCCAGCCTGCTGCTCGCGCACCGCGGCGGCCGGCTGGAGTCGGCGACCGCGACCGACGCGCTGGTCGAGGAGGCCGACCGGGTCCAGATCGAAACCGGCGAGGGCCCGGGGTTCAGCGTGGTTGCGGACGAGAAGAGCGTGGTCAGCGGGGACCTCCCGGGGGATCTCCGCTGGCCACGCTGGTCCGAGGGCATCGCCGGCGTCGGCCTGCGCAGCGTGCTCAGCGTCAGGCTCCGGACTCCGACCACGACAGTCGGCGTACTGAATCTCTACGATCCGGCGACCGAAAGATTCGGCCCGAACGACGACGTGATCGCGCAGGTGTTCGCCGATCACGCGGCGGTGGCGGTCTCCAACGCGCGCAGCGAGTCGACGCTGTGGCAGGCGATCGACGCCCGCAAGCTGATCGGCCAGGCGCAGGGGATCCTGATGGAACGCTTCGACCTGACCGACGAGCAGGCGTTCGCCGTACTGCGCAGGTACTCGCAGGACAACAACGTGAAGCTGCGGGACGTCGCGCAGCGGCTGATCGAGACGCGCAGGCTGTCCTGA
- a CDS encoding ArsR/SmtB family transcription factor, producing MTTTEGQELAAWARMLADGTRATVCLALLDGRAWTATELAELAGVSRPTISEHLNLLVEGGLLSEVRQGRHRYVELAGPETAQLLEGLSALAPRRTEIATSLKSASRRDAFARARTCYDHLAGRLGIAVIDTMTERGLLDWSDGLALTPDGTRWLEELGIAVKTGRGRPLVRPCLDVTERRPHLAGAVGSALCRHALDQGWVRRIPGGRALKVTGSLTELGLSVGLVRELASRV from the coding sequence ATGACGACGACCGAGGGGCAGGAACTGGCCGCGTGGGCGCGGATGCTCGCCGACGGCACCCGGGCGACGGTCTGCCTCGCGCTGCTCGACGGCCGCGCCTGGACCGCGACGGAACTGGCCGAGCTGGCCGGCGTCTCCCGCCCGACGATCAGCGAGCACCTGAACCTGCTGGTCGAGGGCGGCCTGCTCAGCGAAGTTCGGCAAGGACGGCACCGGTACGTCGAACTGGCCGGGCCCGAGACCGCGCAACTGCTGGAAGGCCTGTCGGCGCTGGCTCCTCGTCGTACGGAGATTGCTACCAGCCTGAAGAGCGCCAGCCGCCGGGACGCTTTCGCGCGGGCCCGCACGTGCTACGACCACCTGGCCGGCCGGCTCGGCATCGCCGTCATCGACACGATGACCGAACGCGGCCTGCTCGACTGGTCCGACGGTCTCGCACTGACCCCCGACGGCACGCGCTGGCTGGAGGAGCTCGGCATTGCGGTCAAGACCGGAAGAGGCCGTCCGCTCGTTCGTCCCTGCCTCGACGTGACCGAGCGCCGGCCTCATCTCGCCGGCGCGGTCGGCTCGGCGCTGTGCCGGCATGCGCTCGACCAGGGCTGGGTTCGCCGCATTCCGGGCGGACGCGCGCTGAAGGTGACCGGATCGCTGACCGAACTGGGACTTTCTGTTGGTCTGGTGCGAGAACTCGCTTCCAGGGTGTGA
- a CDS encoding flavin reductase family protein has product MTHLTIAPSILYAGTPVALITTDNGDETFNLAPMSSAWALGDVVVLGLGDEGRTGTNLRSRPELVVSYPSPAQWDAVERLASLTGSNPVPEHKRARFRYEPRKFEAAGLTEQKSELVAPPRVGECPLQFEATAVSVDLDAGGNFLVVQAKVLRVHAVAEIVVPGTSYVDPRAWSPLIYNFRHYFGLGEQLGESFRTETPSAAAGPAPRR; this is encoded by the coding sequence ATGACGCATCTCACCATCGCCCCCTCCATCCTGTACGCCGGTACGCCGGTGGCCCTGATCACCACGGACAACGGCGACGAGACCTTCAACCTGGCGCCGATGTCGTCGGCCTGGGCGCTCGGCGACGTCGTCGTCCTCGGCCTCGGCGACGAAGGCCGGACCGGCACGAACCTGCGCAGCCGGCCCGAGCTGGTCGTCAGCTACCCGTCGCCGGCGCAGTGGGACGCCGTCGAGCGGCTGGCGAGTCTGACCGGCAGCAATCCCGTGCCGGAGCACAAGCGCGCTCGGTTCCGGTACGAGCCGCGCAAGTTCGAGGCCGCCGGCCTGACCGAGCAGAAGTCCGAGCTGGTCGCACCGCCGCGGGTCGGCGAGTGCCCGCTGCAGTTCGAGGCGACGGCCGTCAGTGTCGATTTAGATGCTGGCGGCAACTTCCTGGTCGTGCAGGCGAAGGTGCTCCGGGTCCACGCCGTGGCCGAGATCGTCGTACCGGGGACGTCGTACGTCGATCCGCGCGCGTGGTCGCCGTTGATCTACAACTTCCGCCACTACTTCGGCCTCGGCGAGCAGTTGGGCGAGAGTTTCAGAACCGAGACGCCTTCAGCAGCAGCCGGTCCAGCTCCTCGTCGTTGA